One Huiozyma naganishii CBS 8797 chromosome 4, complete genome genomic region harbors:
- the CAX4 gene encoding dolichyldiphosphatase (similar to Saccharomyces cerevisiae CAX4 (YGR036C); ancestral locus Anc_4.179), with amino-acid sequence MSLVPLDETYILYNPSDWASTVSAYLALAPILILMFYLSWFITSWELEPLLVAAGQLLNEALNKILKRLFKQNRPGPEPHGGGPGYGMPSAHAQFVAFAAVYLTLRIALQWPEPLQRNTALVLLVWAGALAIAASRVYLNYHSLEQVCVGWQVGCSCSLATTLAVVVGGRPSFGCRTGWFGR; translated from the coding sequence ATGTCCCTCGTCCCGCTCGACGAAACGTACATCCTGTACAACCCATCCGACTGGGCAAGCACCGTCAGTGCGTACCTCGCGCTCGCACCgatcctcatcctcatgTTCTACCTCTCATGGTTCATCACCTCGTGGGAACTAGAACCTCTGCTCGTCGCTGCCGGACAACTACTCAACGAGGCCCTCAACAAGATCCTCAAACGACTGTTCAAACAGAACAGACCCGGGCCGGAACCACACGGCGGTGGGCCAGGTTACGGTATGCCCAGCGCCCACGCACAGTTCGTCGCGTTCGCAGCGGTATACTTAACACTCAGGATCGCGCTCCAATGGCCAGAACCACTACAACGCAATACCGCCCTCGTGCTCCTCGTATGGGCGGGGGCACTAGCAATCGCAGCGTCAAGGGTATACCTCAATTATCACTCCCTGGAACAAGTATGTGTAGGGTGGCAGGTCGGTTGTTCATGCTCCTTAGCTACTACACTCGCCGTTGTGGTGGGTGGGAGACCTAGTTTCGGGTGCCGTACCGGTTGGTTTGGTAGGTAA